The following coding sequences are from one Venturia canescens isolate UGA chromosome 5, ASM1945775v1, whole genome shotgun sequence window:
- the Fsn gene encoding F-box/SPRY domain-containing protein 1, with protein sequence MDDITLRASDRVLEVIFSYLDLHTLRNCSLVCKKWYRFLNDENNDVWRMHCIRKLAQEALSSDLLSSVPTYKEKLRAFYHAWNPNDCSRNIYIKPNGFTLHRNPVAQSTDACRGKIGFRHGRHAWEVIWEGPLGTVAVIGIATKEASLLCQGYVALLGSDEHSWGWNLVDNHLLHNGDAQGNYPLLNNAPKYQVGERIRVILDCDDNTLSFEKNYEFLGVAFRGLPDKRLYPSVSAVYGNTEVSMVYLGRPLDG encoded by the exons ATGGACGATATAACCCTTCGGGCATCCGATCGTGTTTTAGAAGTGATATTCTCTTATCTTGATCTTCACACATTGAGAAATTGTTCGTTGGTTTGTAAAAAGTGGTACAGATTTTTGAACGATGAAAACAACGATGTTTGGCGTATGCATTGTATTAGGAAACTCGCGCAGGAAGCTCTCAGTTCCGATCTTCTGTCATCGGTACCTacttataaagaaaaattaaggGCTTTCTATCACGCCTGGAATCCCAACGATTGCTCGCGCAATATTTACATCAAACCGAATGGCTTTACTCTCCACAG GAATCCTGTGGCACAGAGTACTGATGCTTGCAGAGGGAAGATAGGCTTCAGGCATGGGAGACACGCGTGGGAAGTCATTTGGGAAGGTCCTTTGGGTACGGTAGCTGTCATAGGAATAGCAACAAAAGAAGCATCCCTTTTGTGTCAAGGATATGTTGCACTACTAGGCTCTGACGAGCATTCTTGGGGATGGAATTTAGTAGACAATCATTTGCTGCACAATGGTGATGCTCAAGGGAATTATCCACTACTTAATAATGCACCAAAGTATCAG GTGGGAGAGAGAATTAGAGTAATCTTAGACTGCGACGACAACACActatcttttgagaaaaactatGAGTTTTTGGGTGTGGCATTTAGAG GTTTACCAGACAAAAGGTTGTACCCATCAGTATCAGCGGTTTATGGAAATACGGAAGTTTCTATGGTGTATCTTGGACGACCATTGGATGGCTAA
- the Dp gene encoding transcription factor Dp-1 produces the protein MTQQNKTMNFLIHDAHGHPQVIKVVQSTPNKTLSNIVGTTNASGLKVFKTPGQESQVLSSGQQVLRTISLQNPSTPGQRLVTIPLQNAKVSAVKTSEPMVTKTIQLTSAQMSNIKQAIVSQQQQQQQQAASQQIIKDSSGKTFISPILDHSGTRKRQDPESGDFVPDKRRKTEKVGKGLRHFSMKVCEKVKNKGTTSYNEVADELVAEFSDPSHINSLTDQQYDQKNIRRRVYDALNVLMAMDIISKEKKEIRWLGLPINSLQECSVLEKDKMKKIERIKAKTQQLHQLILQHISFKNLVERNCLNESLRGSPKPNSAIQLPFLIVNTSKKTVIDCSISNDKTEYLFNFNDKFEIHDDIEVLKRMGLAFGLEKGECTDEDLQKAKSMVPKSLEKYVEQLASGDLAKFIPATIPGPSTSIDDLGIKLEGSNSRPPSSSRTSLSEDPLSPPSQYFSEEDDEEEESEQDEQGDSDLEVN, from the exons ATGacacaacaaaataaaacaatgaattttttgatacACGACGCTCACG GGCATCCACAGGTTATCAAGGTGGTACAGAGCACCCCCAACAAAACTTTGAGCAACATTGTAGGAACTACAAATGCCTCGGGTCTCAAAGTTTTTAAAACACCTGGTCAAGAATCCCAG GTTTTATCATCCGGACAACAAGTCCTCAGAACTATAAGTTTACAGAATCCCTCGACTCCTGGTCAGA GGCTTGTAACAATACCTCTGCAGAACGCCAAAGTGTCTGCAGTCAAAACCAGCGAACCTATGGTTACAAAAACCATACAACTCACGTCTGCTCAAATG AGCAACATAAAACAGGCTATTGTTtcacaacaacaacaacagcaacaacaggcCGCGAGCCAACAAATAATCAAAGATTCTTCTGGCAAAACTTTCATAAGTCCGATATTGGATCATAGTGGTACTAGGAAACGTCAGGATCCAGAAAGCGGCGATTTTGTGCCTga CAAACGGAGAAAAACGGAAAAAGTAGGCAAAGGTTTGCGACACTTTTCCATGaaagtttgtgaaaaagttaAGAACAAAGGTACAACTTCTTACAACGAAGTAGCGGATGAGCTTGTCGCAGAATTTAGTGACCCCTCCCACATAAATTCCCTGACCGATCAG CAATATGATCAAAAGAACATTAGAAGACGAGTTTATGATGCTCTCAATGTGTTAATGGCAATGGACAtaatatcgaaagaaaaaaaggaaattcggTGGTTGGGATTGCCGATAAATTCACTGCAGGAATGCTCGGTTCTCGAAAaagacaaaatgaaaaaaatcgaaagaatcaAGGCGAAAACACAGCAGCTTCATCAGCTCATACTCCAACACATCTCGTTCAAGAATTTGGTTGAGCGCAATTGCCTTAACGAAAGCCTTCGAGGATCGCCAAAACCGAACTCTGCCATACAGCTACCTTTTCTTATAGTCAATACCAGCAAAAAAACAGTTATAGACTGCAGCATTTCAAACGACAA aacCGAGTACCTGTTTAACTTTAACGACAAGTTTGAGATCCATGACGATATCGAAGTTCTTAAACGAATGGGATTGgcttttg gtCTGGAAAAAGGAGAATGTACCGATGAGGATTTGCAAAAAGCTAAATCTATGGTACCGAAATCTTTGGAGAAATATGTCGAAC AATTGGCGTCGGGTGATTTGGCAAAATTCATCCCAGCGACGATTCCTGGACCAAGCACATCGATCGACGACCTGGGAATAAAGTTGGAAGGTTCAAACTCGCGGCCACCATCGTCGTCGCGCACCTCTTTATCAGAGGATCCTCTATCACCTCCTTCGCAATATTTTTCAGAGGAGGATGATGAGGAGGAGGAGAGTGAACAAGATGAGCAGGGCGATAGCGATCTGGAGGTCAACTAG
- the LOC122410738 gene encoding uncharacterized protein isoform X2, with protein sequence MSDHDSITDGSIIEQTKKTYKRRSSILQVNRRFQDNKITSDETDDNSGNQRTTNGERKSFDLPTYIQRLKLERQCWKDTLHKRKSRRRNLQKKSFTIKKQGDDPDAHWRICDR encoded by the exons atgagtgATCATGATAGTATCACGGACGGAAGCATCAtcgaacaaacgaaaaaaacttaCAAACGAAGATCATCGATTTTGCAAGTCAACCGTCGATTTCAAG ATAACAAAATCACAAGTGACGAAACTGACGATAATAGTGGAAACCAAAGAACAACCAATGGCGAGAGAAAAAGCTTTGATCTTCCAACGTACATCCAGAGGCTCAAATTAGAGCGTCAATGTTGGAAAGATACTCTGCATAAACGAAAATCAAGAAGACGGaatctacaaaaaaaaagcttcaccATCAAAAAACAAG GGGATGATCCGGATGCTCACTGGCGTATTTGTGACAGATGA
- the LOC122410738 gene encoding uncharacterized protein isoform X1 yields MSDHDSITDGSIIEQTKKTYKRRSSILQVNRRFQDNKITSDETDDNSGNQRTTNGERKSFDLPTYIQRLKLERQCWKDTLHKRKSRRRNLQKKSFTIKKQGADYNLNVLTDEERSFVLGRPAYIDIAKKIQDLGGRAIRVGGLIKKTKTLNNRLANIIENRISLSEKKIIEMIHEDT; encoded by the exons atgagtgATCATGATAGTATCACGGACGGAAGCATCAtcgaacaaacgaaaaaaacttaCAAACGAAGATCATCGATTTTGCAAGTCAACCGTCGATTTCAAG ATAACAAAATCACAAGTGACGAAACTGACGATAATAGTGGAAACCAAAGAACAACCAATGGCGAGAGAAAAAGCTTTGATCTTCCAACGTACATCCAGAGGCTCAAATTAGAGCGTCAATGTTGGAAAGATACTCTGCATAAACGAAAATCAAGAAGACGGaatctacaaaaaaaaagcttcaccATCAAAAAACAAGGTGCTGATTACAATCTGAATGTACTAACAGATGAGGAAAGATCGTTTGTACTGGGACGCCCGGCATACATAGATATTGctaaaaaaatacaagatCTTGGAGGACGAGCTATCAGAGTAGGGGGGCTCATAAAGAAGACGAAGACATTGAACAATAGATTGGCCAACATAATAGAAAATAGAATCTCTCtatcagagaaaaaaataatagaaatgaTACACGAAGACACGTAA
- the Sin1 gene encoding stress-activated map kinase-interacting protein 1 has protein sequence MALYDNRHWLLSHIRDSFISTDDTGMCEIVMLGEDIPKQLKSNGLKCYPGMEESDDEDLDAMAESYDIQMDMEFGLRARSNTAQRLEKMDLERKKAAKVKHIKWDQNPENISLEEQSELFKRKDFRKKDSKPLKRHSLLSEQLEKSPLLPRNTFMEYARFDGNAQIGVPVRKYRIFMCMLPKEERSYPLQVVVLATTKVQEFIGLICHKYASEHPDHPLKEDISKYGLYLTEDDGEVDWDFPCLDPRETIAKFEFTTLGLVEMKESDRARHDTVGPIAKIDEEPTPDNDKEQQDIAENLARMEGHTTAMEAPLYQLYRVYIINKVRAKTEIHLGISGEKIEIDPVITGKGAGRFWNRQRAVSYQMDNIAWCEMIENKGSKTTFTLVYMAHPSAPTLDSNVSSSSHSQALHQSASFKNHDFEADYATADEIVRKINHILELRSSNSRKEFLAHRERKAARRKSFHLHR, from the exons ATGGCTCTTTACGATAACCGACATTGGTTGCTCTCCCATATCAGGGACAGTTTCATTTCCACTGATGACACAG gGATGTGCGAAATAGTAATGCTGGGCGAAGATATTCCAAAGCAGCTGAAATCGAATGGGCTGAAATGTTATCCAGGGATGGAGGAAAGTGACGACGAAGATTTGGATGCAATGGCAGAGTCGTACGACATTCAAATGG ACATGGAATTTGGTCTCCGAGCACGTTCTAACACGGCTCAAAGGTTAGAAAAGATGGActtggagaggaaaaaagcagCTAAGGTCAAACATATCAAGTGGGATCAGAATCCAGAGAATATATCACTGGAAGAACAATCGGAGCTGTTTAAACGGAAGGATTTCAGGAAAAAAGATTCTAAACCTCTCAAAAGGCATTCTCTTTTATCcgaacaattggaaaaatccCCTCTTTTGCCTCGTAATACATTTATGGAGTACGCAAGATTTGATGGCAAT GCCCAAATTGGAGTTCCTGTGCGAAAATACCGAATTTTTATGTGCATGTTGCCAAAAGAAGAAAGATCGTATCCTCTTCAAGTTGTAGTTTTAGCAACGACCAAAGTCCAGGAATTCATTGGTCTCATCTGTCACAAATACGCCAGTGAGCATCCGGATCATCCCCTgaa GGaagatatttcgaaatatgGATTGTATTTGACGGAAGACGACGGTGAAGTGGACTGGGACTTTCCATGCTTGGATCCCCGGGAAACGATTGCTAAATTCGAATTCACGACTCTCGGTCTcgtcgaaatgaaagaaagtgATCGCGCCAGACACGACACCGTTGGACCCATTGCGAAAATCGACGAAGAACCTACTCCCGACAATGACAAAGAGCAACAGGATATAGCCGAAAATCTTGCGAGAATGGAGGGCCACACCACAGCCATGGAGGCTCCTCTCTATCAATTGTATAG GGTATATATAATCAATAAAGTGAGAGCAAAGACTGAAATCCACCTGGGCATATCgggtgaaaaaatagaaatagatCCGGTGATAACGGGTAAAGGAGCTGGTAGATTTTGGAATCGGCAGAGGGCAGTAAGTTATCAAATGGATAATATCGCTTGGTGCGAAATGATAGAAAACAAAGGATCGAAAACGACTTTTACCCTCGTTTATATGGCTCATCCGTCAGCTCCGACACTGGACAGTAACGTGT CCTCGTCGAGTCACTCGCAAGCTCTACATCAATCAGCATCATTCAAAAATCACGACTTTGAGGCGGATTACGCAACAGCCGATGAGATAGTCCGGAAAATCAATCACATTCTCGAGCTTCGCAGCAGCAATTCGCGTAAAGAATTTCTCGCTCACAGAGAGCGCAAGGCAGCAAGACGAAAGAGTTTTCATCTTCACAGATGA
- the LOC122410744 gene encoding uncharacterized protein → MGVPDVEQAKRRLQDILTRARQLEIPSDEVISMRASQKLLARTENALAWTIIVGAFVIVLSFVVYARWPTQEVETVRTVLRRTTIAFNNYRILLMEMRKEFRCIFNSPNFEVKAHTYRLETEDRKIAS, encoded by the exons ATGGGAGTGCCGGATGTGGAACAGGCCAAAAGGCGGTTGCAGGACATTCTGACGAGAGCTCGTCAGCTCGAAATACCCAGCGACGAGGTTATCTCTATGAGAGCTTCACAAAAATTACTCGCGAGAACCGAAAACGCACTCGCGTGGACTATCATCGTTGGTGCTTTCGTTATCGTTCTCAGCTTCGTCGTTTATGCACGCTGGCCGACGCAGGAAGTCGAGACTGTCAGAACAGTCCTCAGGCGAACG ACAATCGCTTTCAATAATTATCGCATCCTGCTGATGGAGATGAGAAAGGAATTTCGCTGCATATTCAACTCACCAAACTTCGAAGTCAAAGCCCACACGTATCGCCTCGAAACAGAAGATCGAAAAATAGCGAGTTGA